From Methanobrevibacter boviskoreani JH1, one genomic window encodes:
- a CDS encoding formylmethanofuran dehydrogenase subunit A codes for MEYILKNGIVYDPANEINAEKKDVYFKDGKIVEDVSSAAKVIDVTDKIVMPAGVDTHAHVAGPKLVLGRLYRPEDSRRGVTQKTKVEKGESGFSIPSCPTTGYRYSRMGYGTVCEAAMPPLEAKHTHEEIGIIPNLDINPLTLFGNNWFVLELARENKIDELAAFISAWLKITKGYGVKIVNPCGSEAWGWGMNVHGYDDKPPYFDVTSRQVVRSLAKANEKLGLPHSIHIHPNDLGHPGNTGTTIETLDSLKDIVKSTKKAASVRDQIVHCTHMQFHSYSGTNWKNAGSGAQDVAKFMNHCNYATGDIGQVTLDETTTMTADAPMEYDLYQLSGLKWVNADIECETAAGIIPCIYSPKTPVSTLQWAIGLELFLLIKDPWQINLTTDHPNAGPFTRYPRIISWLMSAPKRMSMIENGEVHKWSYKRTSLATLDREYDFYDIATITRAANAKIHGFTDRGNLSVGSNADIAVYDINPNDFDPSKNPDAVEKAFSRAKYTIKDGQIVVKDGEIVSTKPSHVIWTNVKGMEEQEKEILDKVMPFFTQYYSVKWENYKVHDHFLSNPIRVDVEAEGK; via the coding sequence ATGGAATATATACTTAAAAATGGTATTGTTTACGATCCTGCTAATGAAATAAATGCTGAGAAAAAAGATGTATACTTCAAAGACGGAAAAATCGTTGAAGACGTTTCTTCTGCTGCAAAAGTTATTGATGTAACTGATAAAATCGTTATGCCAGCAGGTGTAGATACACACGCTCACGTTGCAGGACCAAAATTAGTTTTAGGAAGATTATACAGGCCTGAAGATTCAAGAAGAGGAGTAACTCAAAAAACCAAAGTAGAAAAAGGAGAATCCGGATTTTCCATTCCTAGTTGTCCTACTACTGGTTACAGATATTCAAGAATGGGTTATGGTACTGTTTGTGAAGCAGCTATGCCTCCTTTAGAAGCAAAACACACTCACGAAGAAATCGGTATCATTCCAAACCTCGATATTAACCCATTAACTTTATTCGGTAACAACTGGTTTGTATTAGAACTTGCTAGAGAAAACAAGATTGATGAACTTGCAGCATTTATCTCTGCATGGTTAAAGATTACAAAAGGATATGGTGTAAAAATTGTAAACCCTTGTGGTAGTGAAGCATGGGGTTGGGGTATGAATGTACATGGATATGATGATAAACCACCATATTTCGATGTAACCTCAAGACAAGTTGTAAGATCACTTGCAAAAGCAAATGAAAAATTAGGACTTCCTCACTCTATCCATATACACCCTAATGATTTAGGACACCCTGGTAACACTGGTACTACTATTGAAACTCTTGACTCACTTAAGGATATTGTTAAGAGTACTAAAAAAGCAGCATCAGTAAGGGATCAAATTGTACACTGTACTCACATGCAATTCCACTCATACTCTGGAACCAACTGGAAGAACGCTGGATCCGGAGCTCAAGATGTCGCTAAATTCATGAACCATTGTAATTATGCTACTGGAGATATTGGTCAAGTAACCTTAGATGAAACTACTACCATGACTGCAGATGCACCAATGGAATATGATTTATACCAATTATCCGGATTAAAATGGGTTAACGCAGATATTGAATGTGAAACTGCTGCAGGTATTATACCATGTATTTACTCACCTAAGACCCCTGTTAGTACTTTACAATGGGCTATTGGTCTTGAATTATTCTTACTCATTAAAGACCCATGGCAAATTAACTTAACCACAGACCATCCTAATGCAGGGCCATTCACCAGATACCCAAGAATTATCTCTTGGTTAATGAGTGCTCCAAAAAGGATGTCTATGATTGAAAACGGTGAAGTACACAAATGGTCCTACAAAAGAACTTCCCTTGCTACCCTTGACAGAGAATATGATTTCTATGACATAGCTACTATTACAAGAGCAGCTAACGCAAAAATCCATGGTTTCACTGACAGAGGTAACTTATCCGTTGGATCTAATGCAGATATTGCTGTATACGATATTAACCCTAATGACTTTGACCCATCTAAAAACCCAGATGCTGTTGAAAAAGCATTTAGTCGTGCTAAATACACTATTAAAGACGGTCAAATTGTTGTTAAAGATGGAGAAATTGTTAGTACAAAACCTTCCCACGTAATCTGGACCAATGTTAAAGGTATGGAAGAACAAGAAAAAGAAATTCTTGATAAAGTCATGCCATTCTTTACTCAATATTACTCAGTTAAATGGGAAAACTACAAAGTACACGACCACTTCTTATCCAACCCAATTAGAGTTGACGTAGAAGCTGAAGGTAAATAG
- a CDS encoding formylmethanofuran dehydrogenase subunit C, whose amino-acid sequence MKTITFDVKKRNQIALEMDEIIPDTIYTWEEADFDKYAVPVGNSRFPLTDFFDITVEGTADSPAEVKMIFNGDCGRVKYIGTKMSAGEIIVNGDVDLHVGAEMSGGSITVKGNTEAHAGREMSGGKLEIYGNTKEFTGASYIGEWRGMSGGQIIVHGNAGKQCGECLVGGHIHVLGDCDILAGIHMRKGLIEIDGNVNRWPGGQMKNGNIVIHGKLGRLLEGFVEEEIVTDPDVKGVQFKGTYIKYRGDIALNGKGHLYLDAEKNRDKLSAWKDEDDEYISLGDNRLR is encoded by the coding sequence ATGAAAACTATTACTTTTGATGTAAAAAAACGAAATCAAATTGCATTAGAAATGGATGAAATTATTCCAGATACAATTTACACTTGGGAAGAAGCTGATTTCGATAAATATGCTGTTCCTGTAGGAAACTCCAGATTCCCATTAACCGATTTCTTTGATATTACAGTAGAAGGAACTGCTGACTCTCCTGCTGAAGTAAAAATGATCTTTAATGGGGATTGTGGAAGAGTTAAATACATTGGTACTAAAATGAGTGCTGGAGAAATTATAGTAAATGGTGATGTAGATTTACACGTAGGAGCTGAAATGTCCGGAGGATCCATTACTGTAAAAGGTAATACCGAAGCTCATGCAGGACGTGAAATGTCTGGAGGAAAACTTGAAATTTACGGAAACACCAAAGAATTCACTGGTGCTTCTTACATTGGTGAATGGAGAGGTATGTCCGGAGGACAAATCATAGTTCATGGAAATGCAGGAAAACAATGTGGTGAATGTCTTGTAGGGGGACATATCCACGTATTAGGTGACTGTGATATTCTTGCAGGTATCCACATGAGAAAAGGTCTTATTGAAATTGATGGTAATGTAAACCGTTGGCCTGGTGGTCAAATGAAAAACGGTAACATTGTCATTCACGGAAAACTCGGTAGATTACTTGAAGGTTTCGTGGAAGAAGAAATTGTTACCGATCCTGATGTAAAAGGTGTACAATTCAAAGGAACTTACATCAAATACAGAGGAGATATTGCTTTAAACGGTAAAGGACATTTATATCTTGATGCTGAGAAAAACAGAGACAAATTATCTGCATGGAAAGATGAAGATGATGAATATATCAGTCTCGGAGATAACAGATTAAGATAG